Genomic segment of Acyrthosiphon pisum isolate AL4f unplaced genomic scaffold, pea_aphid_22Mar2018_4r6ur Scaffold_479;HRSCAF=920, whole genome shotgun sequence:
ctccaaAAAGAAAATCtttacttgacattttaatatctataacatAGAAgtggttatataattataagtaattatatactATGGTTTATTTAACAAGATAAGTTATACCTGAATATACTGCTGGAAATATTGAAAGAGTtacaaagaatataaaaaatacattaaataattgtggACTGGCCTGTTTAAAAACACGCCAATAAGGAACTTTATCATCTTTTCCGGCTCGTTTTGAATCTTGATTTTCAATTTCTCGTTGATAAATGAGTTCATAATGCCTATAAAATTTCTAAAagcatacataaataaataaataaatgtactttgTAGTTTGTGTACCTATTCATACTCAAGGTATAAATTACTTACATTCAATGGCAATGCAAAATATGTACTCAAACAAGTAATCAACACCAACAGTGctgtggtaaaataatataaagcagCAGTTCGAGCATCTGGAGTTATTGAAATTGATGCAATGTTAGCAATAGATGTAAATGTACCACTTAAATTTGTACCAAGAACTACAGCACCAATATATTTTGCGGGGAGCTTAGCTGCCATTCCAAAAACAGAACTGTTGTAAATACCATTTGCCATATTTAACAATACTATAATGCATAGAGTTGACCAGAAGAATAGAGCTGGTAT
This window contains:
- the LOC100575442 gene encoding LOW QUALITY PROTEIN: equilibrative nucleoside transporter 1-like (The sequence of the model RefSeq protein was modified relative to this genomic sequence to represent the inferred CDS: substituted 1 base at 1 genomic stop codon), producing the protein KLTTRIVWSILTEVLCFVFTVALVMINTSQIPALFFWSTLCIIVLLNMANGIYNSSVFGMAAKLPAKYIGAVVLGTNLSGTFTSIANIASISITPDARTAALYYFTTALLVLITCLSTYFALPLNKFYRHYELIYQREIENQDSKRAGKDDKVPYWRVFKQASPQLFNVFFIFFVTLSIFPAVYSDIKMSSKDFLFGEKYYTSVMCFLTFNVCALIGTYISTLVSWPKPKWLFIPVVLRVILIPLFLICNYHPIGVTRIMPVLIKNDYVFWALXAILGLSSGYYSSVAMMYTPR